The DNA segment GACGATCAATGGTCTTTTCTCTATATGTTCAAACGTTGTAAAACGCGTTTCACATGTTTCACATTCTCTTCTGCGTCGAATCGCATTCACTTCATCCGCATGTCTAGAGTCCACAACACGAGAATGCGTCGAATTACATTTCGGGCACTTCACCGAATTATCACCCTCTCAATTTGATTAACTTACATTATACTATAAATGTCTATGACACAAAAGAATGACTATTTGTGATTAATATTCAAAAGTTATTCACTCCATAGAGTGAAACTATTTAAACTTTAAAGGTTATCATTTTAATATTTTTACCATACATATGGTGAGACATTTGTTATAACATCAGTAAACTTAATGCTAAAAATAATTTAATATATGAAAAAAGCAATTTCTATATTATTTCAATAGAAATTGCTTTTTACCTGTTTGAGTACATTATGTTTCAAATATCTTTATGTTTAAGAAAACATTCATTTTATTTAATTAATTCACCAATTTGTTGCGCAACTTCAACTACTCTATTTGAGTAACCCCATTCATTATCGTACCAAGCAATAACTTTAACTTTATTATCTTCCATCACCATTGTACTTTGTGTATCGATGATAGCTGAGTATGGATTTGTATTGAAGTCCATTGAAACTAATGGTGCATCTTCAGTTGAAATTACGTCACCAAGATCGTTATCTTTAAATGCTTGGTTAACTTCTTCAACAGTAACATTTTTATCTAAATCTACAACAAGATCTACTAAAGAAACATTTTTAGTAGGAACTCTTAATGCCATACCGTGTAATTTACCTTCTAATTCAGGTAACACTTCTTTGAGCGCTTTAGCTGCACCAGTAGATGTTGGAATAATACTTTCATTACATGAACGTGCACGACGTAAATCTTTATGTGGGTTATCAATATTGTTCTGATCATTTGTAATTGCATGAACTGTAGTCATTAATCCATTTTGAATGCCAAATTGATCATTTAATACTTTAGCAACGGGACCAATACAATTTGTAGTACATGATGCGTTACTGAAGATATCATAAGTTTCAGTATCTAATTGGTCATTATTTACGCCTTTAACAACCATTTGAACTTTACCGCCTTTAGAAGGGCCTGTAAGTAATACTTTCTTCGCACCTGCTTTAACATGTGCATCGGCTTTATCACCATGGTTAAATTTACCTGTTGCTTCGATAACTAAATCAACATTTAGTTCATCCCAAGGTAATTTTTCAGGATCTCTTTCAGAAATTAACTTAATTTGTTGATCTCCTACTTTAATACCATCTTCAG comes from the Staphylococcus hsinchuensis genome and includes:
- the gap gene encoding type I glyceraldehyde-3-phosphate dehydrogenase, with protein sequence MATNIAINGMGRIGRMVLRIALKKDDLNLVAINASYPPETIAHLINFDTTHGKFDLTAEPTEDGIKVGDQQIKLISERDPEKLPWDELNVDLVIEATGKFNHGDKADAHVKAGAKKVLLTGPSKGGKVQMVVKGVNNDQLDTETYDIFSNASCTTNCIGPVAKVLNDQFGIQNGLMTTVHAITNDQNNIDNPHKDLRRARSCNESIIPTSTGAAKALKEVLPELEGKLHGMALRVPTKNVSLVDLVVDLDKNVTVEEVNQAFKDNDLGDVISTEDAPLVSMDFNTNPYSAIIDTQSTMVMEDNKVKVIAWYDNEWGYSNRVVEVAQQIGELIK